The genomic region agctttCATCTttcttgaatcagcattaagttttatttttctaggaaCTTGTTAATTTTATCAACATTTTCAAATTCTCAGTCTGTGGCTAACCAAAGAACTTATCCATCTAAGCCTGTCACAGACGTCACCTGCTCTGTGAAGTCTTAATTGCTTTCACCTAAATTAAACATaggatttaaaattatataatcagAGTCCAGGTCTCTgatcagttgtttgtttttgcacAAGTGGTCTGAACTGAGTTCCGGGTTACATCTACGCCAGGACATTACTTGGCTGTATAGGGTAGCAGTTGGCCACTAAATTTCTCTGTTACCAGGGGGCATTACTTACACCCTCTTAGCCTTTGGCACATACGTCAGTGATAGTGGGGTCActctgtatttgttttgtatgtctTTGTACCCGATCTTTGTTCCCAGTGCTTAATTAAGGCTTGGGCATCCAGGAGCTTCCAAACGTTGGCTGAATATGCCAAGCAGGGAATTTAGGATTGAGCCCTAAATTCAGTACTGGAGATAAAAGTAGATCTTTCAGGGGAAATGGTACTTGGGAGGCAATAAGCAAAAAAGAGGCACTCACTGcattcttctctcccttccaggCAGTAGAGCGAGTCCTGTACCCACACCTGTCCACTTACTGGACAAATTTGCAGGCTGTGCTAGATGATTATTCCGTATCCAATGCCCAGGTTAAAGCGGATGGGCACAAAGTCTATGGAGCCATTCTGGTGAGTGCCCGCCCCTTCCAGCCTCTCCTCCCTGCGTGAGCACAGCAGCTCCGCTGGCTTACTCTGGGACGCTTGACAGGCCCAGGCTCCTCGTATCCTAGTCCCTCTGCTCTTGCAGGTGGCCGTAGAACGACTGCTGAAGATGAAGGCCCAGGCAGCAGAGCCCAACAAGGGTGGGCCAGGCAGCAGGGGGTGCCGGCGCTCAGACGACCTGCCCTGGGACAGCCTTCTCCTGCAGGAGTCTCCCTCCGGGGGCAGCGCAGAGCCTGGCTTTGGGTCTGGTCTCCCGCTGCCGCCAGGAGGCGCGGGGCCGGAGGCTCCTTCCGCTTCGGTGACCCTGGCGGACATCTACCGGGAGCTCTACGCCTTCTTCGGTGACAGCTTGGCCACCCGCTTTGGCACGGGTCAGCCCGCGCCCACGGCCCCGCGGCCGCCTGGGGACAAGAAGGAGCCGGCGGCCGCCCCGGACTCGGTGCGGAAGATGCCGCAGCTGACCGCCAACGCCATGGTCAGCCCGCAGGGCGACGAGAGCCCCCGGGGCGGAGGCCCCCCGTCGGCCTCTGCGCCCGCCGCCTCTGAGAGCAGGCCGCTGCCGCGCGTGCACCGGGCGCGGGGGGCGCCCCGGCAGCAGGGTCCGGGCGCCGGCACCCGCGACGTCTTCCAGAAGAGCCGTTTCGCCCCGCGCGGGGCCCCTCACTTCCGTTTCATCATCGCCGGGCGGCAAGCAGGGAGGCGATGCCGCGGGCGCCTCTTCCAGACTGCCTTCCCCGCGCCGTACGGGCCCAGCCCGGCCTCTCGTTACGTGCAGAAGCTGCCCATGATCGGCCGCACCGGCCGCCCGGCCCGCCGCTGGGCGCTCTCGGACTACTCGCTGTACCTGCCGCTTTGAGGCGGCGCTGGCTTCTGTGAATAAATCCCGCGCCCGGAAGTGATGTCTCCGCGCTCGTGGGTCGCGCCGGATGAGGCGGGGCTTGGGCGGTTGGCTCCCACGGCGGCGCTTCCTGGTGGCGAGGGAGCCATGGCTGTGCCTTGGCTGCAGCGCGTCGAGCTCGTGTTCTTCGCTACCGCCTTCTTATGCGGAGCCGTGGCGGCCGCGGCGCTGACCCGGACCCAGGTGCGGCTGCGGGACGGGGCCGGCCGTCGGGCCGGGTAAGCGGGGGCGGGCAGGCCGATCCTGCCACGGAGAGTCCGCTGCTGTCCGGGCCGGCGGGGTTCTGGCGCGCTGCTCCTCTCAGCCGGTGGGCCGGGTGAGGCTGGTCGGCGGCGGCGTTGCATCGGCGGTAAACGCGCTCTGTCGATCCGTCCGCCCAGGTCATACTCTGGCCAAAGGAACGAGTCCTCAGGAGAGTCTTAACAGCATCAAATATAGCCCGGCCTGGTGACTCCCTCTGCATAACCTCACCCTGGCTGTGAAACAAGTTGGCCCAGGCCCCCCTAAATCAGACACTATTGTGCTAAGCTACTCCAAGAAATAAAGCTTAGTGTAGTGGAGATGATCAAACTACCAAATGGTTGCAACAGAATGTGTTAAATGGCAAAATAGTGATGTAACAGAAGCCAAAAGTTTAGGCTGAGTGTTTATCGCAGCCAGGCAATCATGTTAATAAACGGGCTCATTTAATCCCTACAAGTAGGCGCTATTACGCCTGttctacagataagaaaacatcGGAGATAgctgaaggtcacacagttcTGGTTCTACTCTAGGATTTCTGCACGAGGGGAGACCAGAACTTGTGAGGCACCTCTGAAGCTCTTTGTATTTTATAACTACCGCCTATTTCCTGATCCTTCTGGCCACTCACTGCAGGTTTGATTTCCCCAGCAGACTCATTCATCTACTGGCCCAGAAACAGGAACTGACAATGCGCAAGTAACTCCCTAGGGCGGCCCTGGTCTAGATTATCCCCAACACCTGCCATGAGCCTGCATCCAGAGTCACTAGCCTGAAATCTAGGACTCAGCAGCTTCTTTCCACAGGGCTCCTTCAGTGGCAGCTGTCCCCTGTATGGTGTGGCTGCCCTGAATGGCTCCTCCCTGGCCTTGTCCCGACCCTCGGCCCCATCTCTCTGCTACTTTGTGGCTGGGGCCTCTGGCCTGCTGGCCCTCTACTGTCTCCTGTTTCTGCTCTTCTGGGTCTACAGCAGCTGCATCGAGGATTCCCACAGGTGACTGCCCACTCTGAGGGCCGGGG from Eubalaena glacialis isolate mEubGla1 chromosome 10, mEubGla1.1.hap2.+ XY, whole genome shotgun sequence harbors:
- the TMEM179B gene encoding transmembrane protein 179B isoform X1; the encoded protein is MAVPWLQRVELVFFATAFLCGAVAAAALTRTQVRLRDGAGRRAGISARGETRTCEAPLKLFVFYNYRLFPDPSGHSLQGSFSGSCPLYGVAALNGSSLALSRPSAPSLCYFVAGASGLLALYCLLFLLFWVYSSCIEDSHRGPIGLRIALAISAIAIFLVLVSACILRFGTSSLCKSIISLNITSCSDAQKTPWIPPGTTLQFYSNLHNAETSSWVNLVLWCVVLVLQVVQWKSEATPYRPLERGDPVWSSETDALVGPRLSHS